One segment of Daphnia magna isolate NIES linkage group LG2, ASM2063170v1.1, whole genome shotgun sequence DNA contains the following:
- the LOC116915968 gene encoding acyl-coenzyme A thioesterase 13, translating to MCQKNTLQLLRNIWLQRVKSGQGFDQKIYQKVKIVAGGEGTCEVEFQVEDEHTNPAGLLHGGFSACLVDSVSTLALLTHPRQVPGVSVNLNMTYLNAAKIGDHILVKAATDKVGKNLAFLNVQIINKQSGAILAQGSHTKYIV from the exons ATGTGTCAGAAGAATACGTTGCAACTACTTCGAAATATTTGGCTACAGCGGGTGAAAAGTGGACAAGGTTTTGATCAAAAGATCTATcaaaag GTCAAAATTGTAGCTGGAGGTGAAGGAACATGTGAAGTAGAATTTCAAGTTGAAGATGAACATACAAATCCAGCGGGCCTGCTTCATGGGGGCTTTTCAGCTTGTCTtgttgattctgtttccacATTGGCTCTTCTAACCCATCCAAGACAAGTCCCTGGTGTGTCTGTCAACCTCAACATGAC GTATTTGAATGCAGCCAAAATCGGTGATCACATCCTAGTAAAGGCGGCCACCGATAAAGTGGGAAAGAATTTGGCCTTTTTAAACGTGCAGATTATCAACAAACAAAGCGGTGCTATTCTTGCTCAAG GAAGTCATACCAAGTACATCGTTTGA
- the LOC116915961 gene encoding RCC1-like G exchanging factor-like protein isoform X2, whose translation MHRPYRLGFAEENDVTDIAAGYGFTVFITKGKKTTSSQVFGTGLNTDSQIGYHAVRKDHPLELVVEPVPIHLPNIKSSITGIACGRAHTLVLTEKAGVLTLGNNAYGQCGRHIIEDEDYQRQSTVHQIVINDKISQVYCGQDHSMFVTDQGSVWSCGWSADGQTGVGHYNNTDRITKCVGDIVGENIIKLACSADCVLALNDKGQVFGWGNSEYGQLRLATSEMQLHTPRYLPLPQIFGKIVDVAASGTACLILNDAGEVFVWGYGILGKGPVVDKSQEPTAIPLTLFGCNEFNPDGKVVSIYGGLSQFAAVTNNGDLYIWGRNRFGSLGLGHLDNQFFPIKVNIPGYVKKFCFGVDHCVALCKSYV comes from the exons ATGCATAGACCTTATAGATTAGGATTTGCTGAAGAAAATGAC GTTACAGATATTGCTGCTGGGTATGGATTTACAGTTTTTATcacaaaaggaaagaagacgACTTCCTCCCAAGTTTTTGGAACTGGCCTTAATACAGATTCACAAATCG GCTATCACGCGGTAAGGAAAGACCACCCTTTAGAACTGGTTGTAGAACCCGTACCAATTCACCTGCCCAACATAAAATCATCCATCACTGGAATTGCATGCGGGAGGGCCCATACACTTGTTCTAACGGAGAAAGCCGGTGTTCTAACCCTAGGAAATAATGCTTATGGGCAATGTGGTCGGCATATAATAGAAGACGAAGATTATCAACGGCAGTCAACAGTACATCAAATTGTGATCAATGACAAAATTTCTCAAGTCTATTGTGGGCAAGATCACTC AATGTTTGTTACAGATCAGGGTTCAGTGTGGTCATGCGGCTGGAGCGCAGACGGTCAAACCGGCGTAGGTCATTACAACAATACGGATCGAATTACCAAGTGCGTCGGAGATATTGTTGGAGAAAACATAATTAAGCTGGCATGTAGTGCCGACTGCGTACTAGCACTTAATG ataAGGGACAGGTTTTCGGATGGGGAAATTCTGAATACGGCCAGTTACGGCTAGCCACATCTGAAATGCAGTTGCATACCCCACGTTATTTACCGCTCCCCCAGATCTTTGGGAAAATTGTAGATGTTGCGGCTTCTGGCACTGCGTGTTTAATACTAAACG ATGCTGGGGAAGTATTTGTTTGGGGCTatggtatccttggtaaggGACCTGTGGTAGATAAAAGTCAGGAACCGACTGCCATCCCATTAACACTTTTTGGCTGCAATGAATTCAATCCAGACGGCAAAGTAGTATCCATATATGGAGGACTAAGTCAATTCGCTGCCGTGACAAATAACGGTGATCTTTACATCTGGGGACGGAATAGGTTCGGATCCCTTGGTCTTGGTCATCTAGATAATCAATTTTTCCCAATTAAG GTAAATATTCCAGGATACGTAAAGAAATTTTGTTTCGGCGTCGATCATTGCGTAGCCCTATGTAAATCTTACGTCTGA
- the LOC116915961 gene encoding RCC1-like G exchanging factor-like protein isoform X1: protein MIGISSRTVLTLTGSSVLRFCRTKATKRVLNKNNEESLPVYQYASAKSDKRNRVFTWGLAEHGALGERQFLKPIHKARRPVEYMHRPYRLGFAEENDVTDIAAGYGFTVFITKGKKTTSSQVFGTGLNTDSQIGYHAVRKDHPLELVVEPVPIHLPNIKSSITGIACGRAHTLVLTEKAGVLTLGNNAYGQCGRHIIEDEDYQRQSTVHQIVINDKISQVYCGQDHSMFVTDQGSVWSCGWSADGQTGVGHYNNTDRITKCVGDIVGENIIKLACSADCVLALNDKGQVFGWGNSEYGQLRLATSEMQLHTPRYLPLPQIFGKIVDVAASGTACLILNDAGEVFVWGYGILGKGPVVDKSQEPTAIPLTLFGCNEFNPDGKVVSIYGGLSQFAAVTNNGDLYIWGRNRFGSLGLGHLDNQFFPIKVNIPGYVKKFCFGVDHCVALCKSYV, encoded by the exons ATGATAGGAATATCATCCCGAACGGTGCTCACACTTACGGGTAGTTCCGTTCTTAGGTTTTGCAGAACAAAAGCTACCAAGAgagttttaaacaaaaacaatgagGAATCATTGCCAg TTTATCAGTATGCATCTGCCAAAAGCGACAAGAGAAACAGAGTTTTCACTTGGGGTTTGGCTGAACATGGTGCCTTAGGTGAGAGGCAGTTTTTGAAACCAATTCACAAGGCTCGGAGGCCAGTTGAGTACATGCATAGACCTTATAGATTAGGATTTGCTGAAGAAAATGAC GTTACAGATATTGCTGCTGGGTATGGATTTACAGTTTTTATcacaaaaggaaagaagacgACTTCCTCCCAAGTTTTTGGAACTGGCCTTAATACAGATTCACAAATCG GCTATCACGCGGTAAGGAAAGACCACCCTTTAGAACTGGTTGTAGAACCCGTACCAATTCACCTGCCCAACATAAAATCATCCATCACTGGAATTGCATGCGGGAGGGCCCATACACTTGTTCTAACGGAGAAAGCCGGTGTTCTAACCCTAGGAAATAATGCTTATGGGCAATGTGGTCGGCATATAATAGAAGACGAAGATTATCAACGGCAGTCAACAGTACATCAAATTGTGATCAATGACAAAATTTCTCAAGTCTATTGTGGGCAAGATCACTC AATGTTTGTTACAGATCAGGGTTCAGTGTGGTCATGCGGCTGGAGCGCAGACGGTCAAACCGGCGTAGGTCATTACAACAATACGGATCGAATTACCAAGTGCGTCGGAGATATTGTTGGAGAAAACATAATTAAGCTGGCATGTAGTGCCGACTGCGTACTAGCACTTAATG ataAGGGACAGGTTTTCGGATGGGGAAATTCTGAATACGGCCAGTTACGGCTAGCCACATCTGAAATGCAGTTGCATACCCCACGTTATTTACCGCTCCCCCAGATCTTTGGGAAAATTGTAGATGTTGCGGCTTCTGGCACTGCGTGTTTAATACTAAACG ATGCTGGGGAAGTATTTGTTTGGGGCTatggtatccttggtaaggGACCTGTGGTAGATAAAAGTCAGGAACCGACTGCCATCCCATTAACACTTTTTGGCTGCAATGAATTCAATCCAGACGGCAAAGTAGTATCCATATATGGAGGACTAAGTCAATTCGCTGCCGTGACAAATAACGGTGATCTTTACATCTGGGGACGGAATAGGTTCGGATCCCTTGGTCTTGGTCATCTAGATAATCAATTTTTCCCAATTAAG GTAAATATTCCAGGATACGTAAAGAAATTTTGTTTCGGCGTCGATCATTGCGTAGCCCTATGTAAATCTTACGTCTGA